The following proteins are co-located in the Bacteroidota bacterium genome:
- a CDS encoding LysR family transcriptional regulator, translated as MTIQQLEYVVALDHYRHFVTAASRCYVTQPTLTMQVKKLEDEIGFLLFDRTKLPLKPTKAGINFIEKAKSIIREVRQLKEMVSNDKEAIEGEFTLAIIPTIAPYLLPGFLKLFTKKYPKSVLSIKELQTHEIVKQINNDQLDLGILATPLLESSIREIPVYYEPFVLYLYEGHKLMQKEFIEGKDIRTEELLLLSEGHCFREQALEVCNYSGYKDHEGFRYESGSIETIKQMVNKGIGITLIPELAILNYNDQKFSRRFAKLEPSREISIITHKSFAKESLIDIIHQTIKEVVPEHMEKKERGIRVKWR; from the coding sequence ATGACCATTCAACAACTCGAATATGTGGTAGCACTCGATCACTACCGCCATTTTGTAACCGCAGCTTCAAGATGTTACGTCACTCAACCAACATTAACAATGCAGGTCAAAAAACTGGAAGATGAAATTGGATTTCTACTATTCGACAGGACTAAACTTCCTTTAAAACCAACAAAAGCAGGGATAAACTTTATTGAGAAGGCAAAATCAATCATCAGAGAAGTGAGACAGCTGAAAGAAATGGTCTCAAATGACAAAGAAGCAATTGAGGGTGAATTTACGCTTGCAATTATTCCCACCATCGCACCTTATCTTTTACCAGGATTTTTAAAACTCTTTACAAAGAAGTATCCGAAATCGGTTTTATCGATCAAAGAGCTACAAACTCATGAAATTGTAAAGCAAATTAATAATGATCAACTCGACCTTGGAATACTGGCTACTCCCCTATTGGAATCATCCATAAGGGAAATCCCTGTTTATTATGAGCCATTTGTTTTGTATCTATACGAGGGTCATAAACTGATGCAGAAAGAATTTATCGAAGGTAAAGACATTCGAACTGAAGAGCTGTTATTATTGAGTGAGGGGCATTGTTTCAGGGAGCAGGCTCTTGAAGTATGCAATTACTCGGGATATAAGGATCATGAAGGGTTCCGTTACGAAAGCGGCTCAATTGAAACCATTAAACAAATGGTTAATAAAGGCATTGGAATTACACTGATTCCTGAATTAGCAATACTTAACTATAATGATCAAAAATTTAGTCGTCGATTTGCCAAACTCGAACCAAGCCGTGAAATAAGTATCATTACACATAAAAGCTTTGCAAAGGAATCCTTAATTGATATTATTCATCAAACTATCAAGGAAGTTGTGCCGGAACATATGGAAAAAAAAGAAAGAGGAATACGTGTAAAATGGAGGTAA
- a CDS encoding peroxiredoxin: MEQEVINTMMPRIGDIAPDFKAVTTKGSIQFSNFAKDKWVVMFSHPADFTPVCTTEMSGFAERKSEFDAFNAELLGLSIDSIHSHLAWVNNVKEKTGVYFDFPIIADIDMKVSKLYGMLQPNESETAAVRAVFFIDPNKKIRLIMYYPLNVGRNMNEILRVLEALQVADKYKVALPLNWVKGDKVIVPPPKTLDEMNARIADTSLEKVDFYLAKKSI; encoded by the coding sequence ATGGAACAAGAAGTAATCAACACAATGATGCCAAGAATTGGGGATATAGCTCCTGATTTTAAGGCAGTAACAACCAAAGGATCAATCCAATTCTCAAATTTTGCGAAAGATAAATGGGTTGTAATGTTTTCACACCCGGCCGATTTTACACCGGTATGTACAACAGAAATGAGCGGGTTTGCTGAACGTAAATCTGAATTCGATGCATTTAATGCTGAGCTATTGGGTTTAAGTATCGATAGTATTCACTCACATTTGGCATGGGTTAACAATGTAAAAGAAAAAACAGGCGTTTATTTTGATTTCCCAATCATCGCAGATATTGATATGAAAGTGTCAAAACTTTATGGGATGCTTCAACCTAATGAAAGTGAGACCGCTGCCGTTCGTGCAGTATTCTTTATCGATCCAAACAAAAAAATAAGGTTGATCATGTACTATCCGTTGAATGTGGGCAGAAATATGAACGAAATTTTAAGGGTACTCGAAGCATTACAGGTAGCCGATAAATATAAAGTCGCTCTTCCGTTAAATTGGGTAAAAGGGGATAAGGTAATCGTCCCGCCACCAAAAACCCTTGACGAAATGAATGCAAGGATTGCAGATACCAGTCTTGAAAAAGTTGATTTTTATCTGGCAAAGAAAAGCATATAA
- a CDS encoding DNA starvation/stationary phase protection protein, whose product MNKIGINKTKADLLSAKLNELLANYQVYYMNVRGFHWNVKGNNFFELHLKFEELYNNLLIKVDEIAERILTLGEEPLHTYTNYLNISEIKEIKGVSNGKDGIRIILDAFEILIKKQREILSLAGEAEDEGTNALMSDYIREQEKLVWMYNAYIS is encoded by the coding sequence ATGAATAAAATAGGAATTAATAAAACAAAGGCTGATTTACTTTCAGCAAAATTAAATGAATTACTGGCAAATTATCAGGTATATTATATGAATGTACGGGGTTTTCATTGGAATGTAAAGGGTAATAACTTTTTTGAATTGCACCTGAAATTTGAAGAACTGTACAATAACCTGTTAATTAAAGTTGACGAGATTGCTGAACGGATCCTGACCTTAGGAGAAGAACCCCTGCATACTTATACAAATTATTTAAATATTTCCGAAATAAAAGAGATCAAAGGCGTAAGTAATGGCAAGGATGGGATTCGCATTATCCTGGATGCATTTGAAATTCTCATCAAAAAACAAAGAGAGATTCTTTCATTGGCCGGAGAGGCAGAAGATGAAGGAACGAATGCATTGATGAGCGATTATATCCGTGAGCAGGAAAAACTGGTTTGGATGTATAATGCTTACATCAGTTAA